The stretch of DNA GATTAATGTCCTCCGATTCATTTTCATATTCTCTTACTGAAAAGGATACGCATAATGCTATCAACAGGAAAAAGTTACGTCTTACCTCACTTTGCCGTTTTACTGCGGTTTCTTTTTCGAGGGATCGAAGAACTCCCCGAAGAGTATCGCTTCGTCGGGCTGGTCCTTCATTATGGGACGGGCCACCCAGGTACTCTGCATATAGTGCTTCAGTGAGATGTTTTCCGACACCATGTTGCCGCCCCATACGCCGCATCCCATACTGGAGGTCATGGGCATGCCGTTCTCGGCACTGCCGGCGTTGGCCTTGGACTGAGGCTGACGGACCATTATACGGGTGACGGGAGCCCTCAGGGCAAGACGGTCGATATGGTCGTCGTCGTGGCTGTAGATCCCGCAGGAGTGGCCTCTGCCTCCGACCTTGTAGATCTCGTCCATCATCTTCAGGGCGTTCTCGAACTCGCCTTCGTAACGATGCAGTGTCAGCAGGGTGGTAAGCTTCTCTCCGGAGAACTTATGCTCCTTGCCGATTCCGTCGCCGACGACCATTATGAACTTGCGGTCCTCCGGGATCTCGAAACCGGCGGCCTTGGCCAGCTTCTGAGGAGCCACGGCGACGGTCGCTACTATGCGGTGGCCTTCCTCGTCCCACATGGCCTTCTTCAGCATCTCCCTCTGCTCGTCGGTGGCCAGATAGCCCCCTTCTTTCTTCAGGGCCTCTACCATGGCGTCGTATATCCCGCCGTAGATAACCAGGTTCCCGTCGGCGGAACATCCGGAGCCGAAATCGGAGGTCTTGCTGATCCTGGTGTTCCTGGCGGCTATCTCGACGTCGGTTGTCTCGTCGAAGATCATGGTGGCGTTTCCGGCGCCGGAACAGTAGGCTGGCTTGCCCGAGCTGTGGGCAGCCTTGGTCATGGCGGGGCCTCCCGTAGCCATTATAAGATCCCCCATGGTCATGATCTTGTTCACCATGGCCATGTTGGGAGACTCGACACACTGGAGGAAGTCCTCCGGCTCGCCTATGGCCTTGAGGGCCTCTCTCATCAGACGGACGACCTCGAAGGTGGTTTTCTTGGTTCTGGGATGGGGCGAGAATATGACCACATCTCTGGCCTTGAGAGCGTAGATTGCGGTAACGATAGGGGTGAGCTCCGGATTCGTCATGGGGATGAGGGACACTATCAATCCCGCCGGTTTAGCGTAGCGGGCCAGTCCCTTCTCGGGGTTGAACTCCACCATTCCAACGCTCTTCTGTCTCAGAGCGTCCCTTAGAACTCCTAGGATCTTGTGTCTCTTGCCGTAACGTCCGTTCCAGTCTCCCGCTCCGCTCTCCTCGACTCCCATCTTGCCGAGTCTGTCGAAGTTCTCCGGATTTCCCGCTGCCCAGGCGACGGCGCGGCACATGCGGTCGACCCTCTCCTGATCGTAGTTCTCTATAATTCCCTGAACCCGGCGGGCCTTCTCTACAAGTTTCTCCAGCACCTCGAGCTGTTCCGGAGTTATCTCTTTACTAGCCATAACAAATCTCTCCTTGCAACAGTAAATTTTTAATCTATAAAATTCCGTTTTCGACCATGTAGTCCTTGGCAGTAGACAGACAGCGCTTGGCGTGTTCCATCGATCCCCAGCTTCCCTCTCTCTTCAGATGGGGTAGCTCTATGGAGAGGACCACGTCGTCCGGAAGACGGCGGACTATGTCGGCTATGTCGATGGCACCTTCGCCCACGTAGTAGCGTTCATCCCTTCCGGTGTGTATCAGGCTTTCCTTGTCGTCCCAGTCGGGGATCTCCGCCGGGCCGTCGCAGATATGGGCCATGTGGAATAGCTCCTTAGGGCAGTCGTCCAGCTCCGCCGGGTCCACCCTGGACCTGTACAGATGAAGGGTGTCTACCATGATCCCGGCGTTGTCCCTCTTGACCGTGTCTAGGACCTCTCTGGTCTCCTTAAGGGTGCGGATCGACGCCCAGGTGACGAACTCCAAATTCACCGTGATGCCGTATTGCTTGGCCAGATCGCACAGAGTGGCGAACTGATCCAGATAGAAGTCTTTTTTGTCGGTCCATATGCTGCTTATGACGTTCTTTACTCCCAGCTCCGCCGCGGCCTCGAAGGGGCCCTCGTAGTTTCGGACGTCAACTCCGTCGGCTATCTTGGCCAGCTCGATATCGTTTATGACCACCCCGGTCTCGTCCATAGCCCTGCGGGTCAGGTCGAACATCTCCCTGTTTCTGTAGATGTCGTAGTCGTTCTCGCCCTTGACCCCCATGGTTATGGACCTTATCCCGACGCAGTCGTAACCCAGGGTGTGGGCGTTGTAGATCATCTCGGGTGGAGCCCATCCGAGAACGGTAAGCTGAGCCAGAGAATACCTGTGTGCCATCTTCTTTTTTGCCTCCTCGACTAACGGTAAAGTAGATCGAAGGCCCCGCGCATCCGCTCCACCGGGATCTGTCCCGGGGCGGACTCGGCGCTTCCGACCGCGAATGTGAGGTCCGATCCGTAAAGCCCTCCGGCCAGACGGCTGACCTGTCCCAGAGCTCCCATGGACATGGTTATCAGGGGAACGTCGGGGAAGTCCCTGCGAACAGCCAGGGTGGCCTCGAACACCTTCAGAACGTCCTCCTCCGATCTCGGCATCAGTGCCACCTTGGCGACGTCGGCGCCGAAACGGATCTGGGTAGCCAACTGAGAGTAGATGAAGGAGAGAGAGGGAGTCCGGTCGAAGTCGTGATAGGAGACTATAAGCCCTATTCCCGCCTTCTCCGCCAGGGCCTTGACCTCCGAGAGCTTCTCGTAGCCGTAGGAGAGTTCCTTGTCCACCAGCTCGACCAGCCCCTCCGAGATCGCCCCTCTGTATATGCCGTCCTTGGCCGACTCGGACACCTCCTTGATACCGCCCTCCCAGTGTCCGCGACAGGTGAGGATGATGGGAAGATCTCCCACGGCGGAGCGGACCTTGCGAAGGAGGTCCATCGACGAGTCAAGATCCTCGACCACGTCCCAGGCGTCTATTCGCAGCTCTATGATGTCCGGGTTTATGGAAGAGAGGTTCTCCACCTCCGCCATGACGTCCTCCCCGGTCGAGCCGACCAGGGGGACGCATACCAGGGGAACCTCTCCGCCCAACAGGGCTTTTCGGACCTTCAAGGGCTTTCCGGGAAGAGGACGGACCATCATTCCCACACCCTTCCGGGTTTGCTGCCGCCTCTCTTGACGTAGATATCGTTTATGTTCCAGCATCCGGCTGTGACCACCGGGGCGTTCTCCATGCTGACGTCAATGAGATAGGGCTTGTTGGATGCCAGGGCCCTCTCCAGGGCGGGCTTGAAGTCCTCGGCAGACTCGACCTTCTCGCCCTCTACGCCGTAGGCTCTGGCTATGGCGGCGAAGTCGGGAGAGTAGGGCTCGCCTTCTCTGGTGAAAAGGGTTCCGAACTGGTGCTCGTAGTGCTGATATTCCAGTCCAGCTATGGTTCCGAAGGCGCAGTTGTTCATGACCACCCATACCACGGCTATGTTCTTCTCCGCAGCTGTGGCCAGAGGCGAAACGTTGGTCCCCATTCCTCCGTCGCCGATGAGAGCTACCACCTTCTTGTCCGGACAGGCCACCTTGACCCCCAAAGCGGCGGAGGGACCGTATCCCATGGTGCATAGCCCGCCGGGAGCCACGAAGGTTCCCGCCTCGTATATGGGGAACTGCTGGCCGACTCCGTTTTTGTTCCAGCCGACGTCGGCTACCACATAGCCGTCTTTGGGAAGGGCCTCACGAAGGTCTGCCAGGATTCTCTCCGGCCTCATGGGGAACTGTCCGGAGGTCTGAGCCTCCATCAGAGACGCCCGGTAGGCGTTCTTGGACTCGGAGATCGACTCGGCCAGTCCCGGTCTCTTCACTCCATCGGGATATATCCTCCTGGCTGCGTCGAGAATGGCTTCGAGGGCCTTCTTGGCGTCGCAGATGGCGCCTATCTCGGTCTTGTAGTTGCGTCCGATCTCTTCCTGGTTTATATCTATGTGGACGAGTTTCGTCGGAGGGATGTTGAATGTCTCGTCTCTGTACCAGGAGCTGCAATCGGCCTCGGAAAGGCGGGTACCGACCGCCATCATGACGTCGGCCTTCATCGCCATGGAGTTGTTGAACTCGGTTCCCCAGAAGCCGGTCATACCTACCGCCATGGGGTGATCGTCCGAGATGGATCCCTTGCCCATAAGGGTGTAGAGTACGGGAACGGTAAGATGCTCCGCCAGCTCGGTGAGGGCCCTTGAGGCCCCGCTGGATATTACCCCTCCGCCGGGGTAGAGTATGGGGTTCTTGGCTTCGCCCAACATGCGGGCTATCCTCTCGGCGTCGGAGACGTCCATCCCCGGCTTGGGCAGCTCGGGCATGTTGTCGTAGCGACGCTGGAAGAACTTAACGTCCAGCTCCATGGAGAAGATATCCATAGGTATCGACACCAGCACCGGACCGGGACGGCCTGTGACGGCAAGGCGGAAGGCCTTGTCCATTATCTCCGGCAGGAGCTCGGGGCGGTCGACCCTCCAGGCCCTCTTGACGAAGGGCTTGTATATTTCGAACTGGGTCGCGTCGCCGTGCATATTCACTTCCTGATGGGGATGACGACCGTAGTAGCTGCTGGGGACGTCTCCCGCTATGACGACCATGGGAATGGAGTTCAGCCCGGCCTCGGCCACCCCGGTGGTGGCGTTGGTCAGTCCAGGCCCGAGATGGGTCATGAGGACTCCCGGAACTCCCTTATTCTTGCCCCTGGAGTAACCGTCGGCGGCGTGGGCCGCTATCTGCTCGTGCCGAACCGAGATGTACTCGATCCGCTCGCTCTCCCTGAAAGCGTCCAGGAGACCTATGACCGTGTGGCCGCACAGGCCGAAGACCTTCTCCACCCCTCGGGACTCAAGAAAACGAACTAATTGAAAAGCTACCAAATCTCTGTTCAATGGGATCTCCTCCTGAACTTTGGTTACTTGCCGTACTTCCCGAACTAGAACCTCGTCGGGAAAATCGTGCGAAAGGGCTTTACATAGACTGAGATTCGCCCTAAAATCCCACCACATGGTAACGAATGCTGCGCAATGGAATGTACCTGAAACATACATCACTCTTTTCTCCATGTCAAGGAATTCGCACACTTTTTCAAAAGCTATCCGCTTGATCTTTCCGAAATCGGCGTTTAGGATCGTAACGTTCCGGACAAAACGAGGCTAAGCACAGGAAAGAGCGGGATAAAGGTCATATGGGAGGGGTTTATCATAAAAGAAGGCAACGAAAAATCCGTAAGGGTTCTGGACAGGGCGATATCCATTCTGGACTGCTTCACCCTTGACAACACCCATTTAACGTTAAAGGAACTCTCGGAGAGGGTCGATCTCTCCACCAGCACCGTCTCCAGATTGCTCAATTCACTGGTCGCCCTTAAACTTCTCCATAGGAACGACAGGGATAAGTCCTACTGCCTGGGGCCGAAGCTCTACCATTACGGTTTTCTGGCCAAGGACAACATATCGGTGGTGAAACATGCCTACCCTCTGATGAAACGGATAAGGGACAAGACCAAGGAGGCTGTTACCCTCTACGTCCTGGAAAACGACTACAGGGTATGTTACGAACACGTGGAAAGCCTGCTATTCATGTCATGCGTGGTTAGGGTCGGAGACCGCTTCCCCCTCTGGGCCGGTGCCGGAGGAAAGTGCATCCTGGCCTATTCGGACGAAACCTATGTTCTGAATGAGATAGAGAAGGCCTACCCCATAACGGGAGCGACCATAACGGACCGGGAATCGTTTCTGTCGGAGCTGGCGTCCATAAGGGAAAGGGGTTACGCTATAAGCCACGGAGAGAGAGAGGAAGGGGTCATCTCCGTGGCGGTTCCAATATTCGAGCCACCCCACAGGATATTCGGCTGCCTTTCCGTGGCGGCCCCAACAGTAAGGTTGGACGAGAAAGCCATAGAGGAGCTCATTCCGGAGCTCAAGGACATCTGCTCCAGGATATCCATGAACCTGGGCATATAGAATAGTCAAAAAGCGGAGGTCTCGTGATTTCATGAATCGTATCACCGACAAGAAGCACCTGATCCTGGCGGCCCTGCTGTTATTTCTTGGCTTCGTCGCCACCAGCGTCGCCAACTACACCGTATCTCTGTACTCATTGAGAAAGGAGATCGTCAACAACGACCTTCCCTTAACGGGAGATACTGTCTACTCGGAGATACGAAGAGACCTCCTGATACCCGTATTCATATCCTCCTCCATGGCCCACGACACCTTCGTGAGGGACTGGGTGCTGGACGGAGAGAGAGATCCCTACAGGATGACCCGCTACCTAAAGGAGATACAGATCAAGTTCGACGCCATAACCGCCTTTTTCGTCTCCAATAAAACGGAGATCTATTATCATGCCGACGGAATACTGAAGAGGGTATCTCCCGACGCAGAGAGAGACGTGTGGTTCTACAGGGTCAAGAAGATGGGGAACCCCTACGAGATAAACGTCGACATAGACATGGCCAACGACGACGCCATGACGATATTCATAAACTACAAGGTCTTCGACTACGACGGCAATTTCATCGGAGCCACGGGAATAGGCCTGACGGTCAACGCTGTGACCAAGCTGATAGCCCAGTACAGAGAGAGGTACGACCGGGAGATCTACTTCACCGATGGAGAGGGGACCATAACCCTACGTGCTTCGGACGACGGAACCGACGGCAGAAAGACCCTGTTCGACCGTCTGGAGAGGAACGAAATGGCCAGGGAGATCCTGTCCAGAAGGGAAGACGTTCCCATCTCCAGGACCTTCGATCGGAAGGGGCACACCATTCACCTGGACAGCCGCTACATCCCCGAGTTCGACTGGTATCTGTTCGTAGAGCAGAACGAAGACGACGTAACGAAAGCAATAAGGCACACCCTGGCCATAAACATCTTGGTAGGAGGGCTCATAACCCTCGTCGTAACCTCCCTGGTCGCCCTGATAGTCAGAAACTACGAGCGGAGGGTCGAGAGGCTGGCCTCGGTGGACGAGCTGACCGGCATGTGGAACCGCCGGGCATTCGACCTGGCTTTCGCTCATCTTCTGGAAAAATTCGAAGGCCAGTGTTCCGTGACCATGATGGACATAGACCACTTCAAACACGTCAACGACACCTACGGTCACCTGATGGGAGACAGGGTTCTGGGACACGTGTGCGACGTGGTGACTAAAGCCATAGGGCCGGACGATGTCTGCGGACGTTGGGGCGGAGAGGAATTCATCGTCCTTCTCAAGGGCAGAAAAAAGGGAGACGCCGTCAAGACCGCGGAGAAGATCCGCCGGGCCGTCGAGGCGTCCCCCTACGAGGACGGAGACGTTGTCTTACCGATCACGGTCAGCCTGGGAGTGGCGGAGCACCACCCCGGAGAGTCCAGAGAGACCACCATCGCCAGGGCGGATCAGGCTCTCTACAGGGCCAAGGAATCGGGACGGAACAGGACGGAGTCGGCCTAGGCCTCTCCGTGGTGGAGCCTGTGCATGTCCCTCACTATGAGTGACAGGTTGTGGGCGTGATCCCCTATCCTCTCGAAATTGCTGAGAATATCTATGAAGACCACTCCGGCGGAGGGGGAGCAGGTTCCCTCGTTCAGACGGTGTATGTGGCTCTTGCGGAGCCTCTGCTCCATCTCGTCGATCTCCTCCTCCAGGACCTCGGCCACCTCGTTGGCCTTGGCCAGGTCCTCCTTCTCTATGGCCTCCAGGCTGAGGGAGAGGGAGCGTCTCACCAGATCGTACATCTGCTCGAACTCGGCCATTCCAGTCTCGGAGAAGAACAGTTTGTGCTCTCTCTTGTACTCGTACATCTCGATGAGATTCTGTGCGTGGTCGCCTATCCTCTCTATATCCCCCAGGCCGTTGACGTAGGAGGACAGCACCTGGGACAGGTCGCTGGAGACGTGATGCTCCCAGAGCTCCGAGGCGTAGTTGGCGATCCTGTGGGTCATCTCGTTGACTATCTTCTCCGTCTGGTTGACCTGGTCTATCATCTTGGGATCGTCCTCCACGAAGGCCTTGTGGACGTCTCCCAGCATATCCAGGGCGATGTGTCCGAGCCGAAGGACTTCCTTTCGGACCGCGTCGGCCGCGGCAGCGGGAGCGGCGGATATGAGCTTAGAGTCCAGATAGAGCGGGCCCGATTCCATCTCCTTGGCGTCGGAGGGTATTATCCTCTTTATCAGGGCCACGAAGGGCGTGGTGAAGGGCAGGAATATCAGTGTGTTGGTGACGTTGAAAAGGGTGTGGGCGTTGGCTATCTGCCTTGCTATATCGTGGGAGGTGGACAGCACCACGTGCTTGAATAGAGGCATGGCGGCCAGGAAGATACACACCCCCAGCAGGTTGAACAGCACGTGAGACGCCGCCGCCTGTTTGGCCGAGCGGCTGGCGCCGAAGGATGCCAAGATGGCAGTTATGGTGGTTCCCAGATTGTCCCCCATAAGTATGGGAATCGCCGAATCCAGGGGAAGCAGACCCTGAACCGCCATTGCGATTGTCAGGCCGACGGTGGCGGAGCTGGACTGTACCAGCATGGTAAGCCCGGTACCGGCCAATATGCCGAGAAACGGGTTGTGTCCGAAGGCCAGAAATATGTCCTGACGGCCACGGAGAAATTTCATAGAGTCCTCCATGGTAGTCATGCCGAGAAAGAGCAGGCCGAACCCCACCAGACCGTTCCCCAGATACTTCTGCCTCTTGCTCTTTCCGAAAACCGCCAGAATCATACCGACTCCCACTATGGGAAGGGCGTAGTCCTTTATCTTGAAGGCTATGAGCTGGGCCGTAACGGTGGTGCCTACGTTGGCCCCCATTATCACCCCGACCGCCTGCTTCAAGGTCATCAGACCGGCCTGAACGAAGCTGACCGCCATGACGGTGGTTCCACTGCTGCTCTGGATAAGGACCGTCACCAAAGCTCCTATTATGACACCCTTGACAGGAGTGCTAGTCAAGGAGGCTATAAGCTGTCTGAGTCTGTCGCCCGCCAGATCCTGAAGGGCGTCGCTCATCAGCTTTATGCCGTAGAGAAACAGTCCTATTCCTCCCAGAATCTGGAAAAAATTCGCCGTACTCACGTCTACCAATCCCCCGATTGAAATAATTACGACACAAAAAAACCCAGCATATTCTAAGGGAAAATCCCCTAAAGCGATACAAAAAAACTCGGTTTAGCTATTTTCGAGATATAATGGCTCTCCGTGAGGCAAAGAGAAAGGCACCACGGATCAAAGGAGCTGACAAAAGATGAAAAAATACGACTTCGACGAAATCATAGAACGACGGGGCACCGACTGCGAGAAATGGGACGGCCTCGAGGACACCTTCGGCAGCAGGGATCTCACCCCTCTTTGGGTTGCGGACATGGACTTCAAGGCCCCTTCGGAGATAATAGACGCCCTCAGAGACCGGGTGGAACACGGCATATTCGGCTACACCCGCTATCCCGACAGCTGGTACGACGCCTTCAGAGACTGGGTCGGCAAGAGACACGGCTGGGAGATAGAGAAAGACTGGATAACCCATTCTCCCGGAATCGTCACCGCCATGGGCCTTTCCCTGATGGCCTTCACCGAGCCGGGCGACAAGGTCGTTATCCAGCCCCCAGTGTACCATCACTTCGAGGAGGAAATACGGCTCAACGCCAGGACCCCCCTGACCAGTCCGCTTAAATACGAAAACGGCCGCTTCACCATGGATCTGGAGGACCTGGAGAAGAAGCTCGACGGGGCGAGGATGATGATCCTGTGCAACCCCCACAATCCGGCGGGCAGGGTCTGGACCGAGGAGGAGCTCAGAGCAGTGGCGGATCTCTGCGTCGAACACGACGTCGTGCTTGTGAGCGACGAGATCCACTGCGACGTGATCTACAAAGGCCATGTCCACCGTCCGATAGCTACCGTCTCCCCTGAGATAAAGGAAAAATGCGCCGTCTTCATGGCTCCCAGCAAAACCTTCAACATAGCGGGCTTCAAGGCCTCGGCCGTGGTCATCCCGAACGAGAAGCTGAGGGAGAAGTTCAACTCGGTACTGGATTCGGTCCACGTCGGGGGCGGATCCTGCATGTCCATACCGGCCTTCGAGGCGGCCTACAGACACGGCGGTCCCTGGCTGGACGAACTGCTCGACTACCTGGAGGGCAGCCTGGACATGATAGAGGAATTCCTCACCAGGGAGATCCCCTCCGTCAAGCTGGTGCGTCCCGAGGGAACCTACGTGCCTCTGGTGGACTTCAGAGCCCTGAGCATGTCTCCGGAGGAGCTGCACGAGTTTCTCATTAACGCCGGGGTGGCCATGAACAGCGGGGCCATGTTCGGCAAGGGGGGAGAGGGCTTCGCCAGGTTGAATATCGCCACTCCGAGGTCCATACTGCAAGAGGGGCTGAAAAAGATAGCCTCGGCAGTTAGGTCGTTGAGCTAGAAGGAATCCGATCGATAAGGGGAAAGGGGAGTCGGGCGGTGACCAGCCACACCATAGTGATTTGCATGGGCAGTTCCTGCTTCTCCAGAGGAAATCAAGAAAACCTCCAGGAGATAAAGACCTTTCTGAAGGACAACGACCTGGAAGACCAGGTCCTGCTGAAGGGCAGCAGATGCGAGGGAGAATGCCTTAAAGGCCCCAACATAACCGTGGACGGAAGGCTTTTCAACGGGGTTAAGAGGGAAAATATCCTTTCCATCCTGGAGGAGACCCTTCTAGGAGGATCTAAACCATGACCCCTGTAGCCGCGGATCCCAAAACTTTCCCCATATACACGGTCAAAAACGACTGCCAGGACTGCTACAAGTGCGTCCGGGCCTGTCCGGTAAAGGCAATAAAGATCGAGAACGGACACGCCCAGGAGATATCGGACCACTGCGTCCTCTGCGGAAGATGCGTCGAGATATGCCCGGTAGGGGCGAAGAGGATAAGGGACGACAGGCCAGAGGCGGAGAGGCTTCTGAGATCGGGAAAACCGGTGTACGTTTCCATAGCTCCATCCTGGGTGGGCGAGTTTCCCGACGTGTCTCCGGGAAAGATGATCCGTGCCCTGAAGGCCCTGGGTTTCGCAGAGATCGGGGAGACCGCCCTGGGAGCCCAGGAAGTGACGGCCTCTCTGGCGGAGTTTCTCAGGGACGCCGGACCGGGGTTGTATCTGTCCACCGCCTGCCCCAGCGCGGTGGAGTACGTCAGACGGTATCTTCCCCACCTTACAAAATGCCTCACCCCGGTGCTGTCGCCCCTTCTGGCCCACTGCAAGCTGATCCGGCAGGCCGCCGGACCGGACGCCCCTATAGTGTTCTTCGGTCCCTGTATAGCCAAGAAGGTCGAGGCCGACGGTCACGGCGACATTCTGGCCTGCTCCCTGACGTTCAAGGACCTGAGGTCCTGGCTGGAGGAGAAGGGCATAGACCTGGATCGCATCGAGGACGGGCCGGAGGAATTCTTCCCGATCAAGGCCGACGAGGGGACCCACTATCCTATAGAGGGCGGAATGATAGAGACCATAAAGGCATCGGGAGAGTTTCCCGATGTCCGTTTCCTGACCATATCCGGGATGAACTCCCTTCAGAGGGCTCTGGACAAGGTAGATCCCAGGGGCTTTTCCGTTCCGGTTTTCATGGAGTGTCTGGCCTGTCCGGGAGGGTGCATCAACGGCCCGGGCTCTCAGAAAAGCCATTCCAGCCTGTCTAGATGGATGAACGTCAAGGACTTCGCCGGACCTCTGGAGAAGGCCCCTACCCGCATGGTCTCGGTGCCGGTGGACGAGCCCTACCTACCTCAGGGATCGGACGAGGGAAACGTGACGGAGGAACAGATAAAGCTGGCCCTCAGGAT from Dethiosulfovibrio russensis encodes:
- a CDS encoding aldehyde dehydrogenase family protein encodes the protein MASKEITPEQLEVLEKLVEKARRVQGIIENYDQERVDRMCRAVAWAAGNPENFDRLGKMGVEESGAGDWNGRYGKRHKILGVLRDALRQKSVGMVEFNPEKGLARYAKPAGLIVSLIPMTNPELTPIVTAIYALKARDVVIFSPHPRTKKTTFEVVRLMREALKAIGEPEDFLQCVESPNMAMVNKIMTMGDLIMATGGPAMTKAAHSSGKPAYCSGAGNATMIFDETTDVEIAARNTRISKTSDFGSGCSADGNLVIYGGIYDAMVEALKKEGGYLATDEQREMLKKAMWDEEGHRIVATVAVAPQKLAKAAGFEIPEDRKFIMVVGDGIGKEHKFSGEKLTTLLTLHRYEGEFENALKMMDEIYKVGGRGHSCGIYSHDDDHIDRLALRAPVTRIMVRQPQSKANAGSAENGMPMTSSMGCGVWGGNMVSENISLKHYMQSTWVARPIMKDQPDEAILFGEFFDPSKKKPQ
- a CDS encoding IclR family transcriptional regulator, translating into MSILDCFTLDNTHLTLKELSERVDLSTSTVSRLLNSLVALKLLHRNDRDKSYCLGPKLYHYGFLAKDNISVVKHAYPLMKRIRDKTKEAVTLYVLENDYRVCYEHVESLLFMSCVVRVGDRFPLWAGAGGKCILAYSDETYVLNEIEKAYPITGATITDRESFLSELASIRERGYAISHGEREEGVISVAVPIFEPPHRIFGCLSVAAPTVRLDEKAIEELIPELKDICSRISMNLGI
- a CDS encoding thiamine pyrophosphate-binding protein, translating into MNRDLVAFQLVRFLESRGVEKVFGLCGHTVIGLLDAFRESERIEYISVRHEQIAAHAADGYSRGKNKGVPGVLMTHLGPGLTNATTGVAEAGLNSIPMVVIAGDVPSSYYGRHPHQEVNMHGDATQFEIYKPFVKRAWRVDRPELLPEIMDKAFRLAVTGRPGPVLVSIPMDIFSMELDVKFFQRRYDNMPELPKPGMDVSDAERIARMLGEAKNPILYPGGGVISSGASRALTELAEHLTVPVLYTLMGKGSISDDHPMAVGMTGFWGTEFNNSMAMKADVMMAVGTRLSEADCSSWYRDETFNIPPTKLVHIDINQEEIGRNYKTEIGAICDAKKALEAILDAARRIYPDGVKRPGLAESISESKNAYRASLMEAQTSGQFPMRPERILADLREALPKDGYVVADVGWNKNGVGQQFPIYEAGTFVAPGGLCTMGYGPSAALGVKVACPDKKVVALIGDGGMGTNVSPLATAAEKNIAVVWVVMNNCAFGTIAGLEYQHYEHQFGTLFTREGEPYSPDFAAIARAYGVEGEKVESAEDFKPALERALASNKPYLIDVSMENAPVVTAGCWNINDIYVKRGGSKPGRVWE
- a CDS encoding sensor domain-containing diguanylate cyclase yields the protein MNRITDKKHLILAALLLFLGFVATSVANYTVSLYSLRKEIVNNDLPLTGDTVYSEIRRDLLIPVFISSSMAHDTFVRDWVLDGERDPYRMTRYLKEIQIKFDAITAFFVSNKTEIYYHADGILKRVSPDAERDVWFYRVKKMGNPYEINVDIDMANDDAMTIFINYKVFDYDGNFIGATGIGLTVNAVTKLIAQYRERYDREIYFTDGEGTITLRASDDGTDGRKTLFDRLERNEMAREILSRREDVPISRTFDRKGHTIHLDSRYIPEFDWYLFVEQNEDDVTKAIRHTLAINILVGGLITLVVTSLVALIVRNYERRVERLASVDELTGMWNRRAFDLAFAHLLEKFEGQCSVTMMDIDHFKHVNDTYGHLMGDRVLGHVCDVVTKAIGPDDVCGRWGGEEFIVLLKGRKKGDAVKTAEKIRRAVEASPYEDGDVVLPITVSLGVAEHHPGESRETTIARADQALYRAKESGRNRTESA
- a CDS encoding MalY/PatB family protein, with protein sequence MKKYDFDEIIERRGTDCEKWDGLEDTFGSRDLTPLWVADMDFKAPSEIIDALRDRVEHGIFGYTRYPDSWYDAFRDWVGKRHGWEIEKDWITHSPGIVTAMGLSLMAFTEPGDKVVIQPPVYHHFEEEIRLNARTPLTSPLKYENGRFTMDLEDLEKKLDGARMMILCNPHNPAGRVWTEEELRAVADLCVEHDVVLVSDEIHCDVIYKGHVHRPIATVSPEIKEKCAVFMAPSKTFNIAGFKASAVVIPNEKLREKFNSVLDSVHVGGGSCMSIPAFEAAYRHGGPWLDELLDYLEGSLDMIEEFLTREIPSVKLVRPEGTYVPLVDFRALSMSPEELHEFLINAGVAMNSGAMFGKGGEGFARLNIATPRSILQEGLKKIASAVRSLS
- the aroD gene encoding type I 3-dehydroquinate dehydratase — encoded protein: MMVRPLPGKPLKVRKALLGGEVPLVCVPLVGSTGEDVMAEVENLSSINPDIIELRIDAWDVVEDLDSSMDLLRKVRSAVGDLPIILTCRGHWEGGIKEVSESAKDGIYRGAISEGLVELVDKELSYGYEKLSEVKALAEKAGIGLIVSYHDFDRTPSLSFIYSQLATQIRFGADVAKVALMPRSEEDVLKVFEATLAVRRDFPDVPLITMSMGALGQVSRLAGGLYGSDLTFAVGSAESAPGQIPVERMRGAFDLLYR
- a CDS encoding Na/Pi cotransporter family protein produces the protein MSTANFFQILGGIGLFLYGIKLMSDALQDLAGDRLRQLIASLTSTPVKGVIIGALVTVLIQSSSGTTVMAVSFVQAGLMTLKQAVGVIMGANVGTTVTAQLIAFKIKDYALPIVGVGMILAVFGKSKRQKYLGNGLVGFGLLFLGMTTMEDSMKFLRGRQDIFLAFGHNPFLGILAGTGLTMLVQSSSATVGLTIAMAVQGLLPLDSAIPILMGDNLGTTITAILASFGASRSAKQAAASHVLFNLLGVCIFLAAMPLFKHVVLSTSHDIARQIANAHTLFNVTNTLIFLPFTTPFVALIKRIIPSDAKEMESGPLYLDSKLISAAPAAAADAVRKEVLRLGHIALDMLGDVHKAFVEDDPKMIDQVNQTEKIVNEMTHRIANYASELWEHHVSSDLSQVLSSYVNGLGDIERIGDHAQNLIEMYEYKREHKLFFSETGMAEFEQMYDLVRRSLSLSLEAIEKEDLAKANEVAEVLEEEIDEMEQRLRKSHIHRLNEGTCSPSAGVVFIDILSNFERIGDHAHNLSLIVRDMHRLHHGEA
- a CDS encoding (2Fe-2S) ferredoxin domain-containing protein, whose amino-acid sequence is MTSHTIVICMGSSCFSRGNQENLQEIKTFLKDNDLEDQVLLKGSRCEGECLKGPNITVDGRLFNGVKRENILSILEETLLGGSKP
- a CDS encoding sugar phosphate isomerase/epimerase family protein; the encoded protein is MAHRYSLAQLTVLGWAPPEMIYNAHTLGYDCVGIRSITMGVKGENDYDIYRNREMFDLTRRAMDETGVVINDIELAKIADGVDVRNYEGPFEAAAELGVKNVISSIWTDKKDFYLDQFATLCDLAKQYGITVNLEFVTWASIRTLKETREVLDTVKRDNAGIMVDTLHLYRSRVDPAELDDCPKELFHMAHICDGPAEIPDWDDKESLIHTGRDERYYVGEGAIDIADIVRRLPDDVVLSIELPHLKREGSWGSMEHAKRCLSTAKDYMVENGIL